In the Chryseobacterium sp. MYb264 genome, one interval contains:
- the rsmI gene encoding 16S rRNA (cytidine(1402)-2'-O)-methyltransferase produces MSGILYFVPTPVGNLEDMTFRAVNVLKEVDYILCEDTRTSGILLKHFEISKPLKSYHLHNEHQATEKVITDLKNGQNIAIITDAGTPGISDPGYLLSKAGSDNNIEMICLPGATAFVPALVVSGLPNNEFLFAGFLPQKKGRQTKLKQLAEEKKTIVLYESPHKINTTLEQIKEFFGEETKVSLSREISKKFEETKRGTINELIEFSKSKTLKGEIVLIVNNSI; encoded by the coding sequence TTGAGCGGAATTCTTTATTTTGTTCCCACACCGGTCGGGAACTTGGAAGATATGACTTTCAGGGCGGTGAATGTACTGAAAGAGGTGGACTATATTTTATGCGAAGACACGAGAACTTCCGGAATTCTTTTGAAGCATTTCGAGATCTCTAAGCCTTTAAAATCTTATCATTTGCACAATGAGCATCAGGCAACGGAAAAGGTGATCACAGACCTTAAAAACGGTCAGAATATTGCCATCATTACCGATGCGGGAACTCCCGGAATTTCAGATCCGGGTTATTTGCTTTCAAAAGCGGGCTCTGATAATAATATTGAAATGATTTGTTTACCTGGAGCAACAGCTTTTGTTCCGGCTTTGGTGGTTTCAGGATTACCTAACAATGAATTTTTATTTGCGGGATTTTTACCTCAGAAAAAAGGCAGGCAAACGAAGCTAAAACAGCTTGCAGAAGAGAAAAAGACCATCGTATTATACGAAAGTCCACATAAGATCAATACGACGTTGGAGCAGATCAAAGAATTCTTTGGTGAAGAAACCAAGGTAAGCCTAAGTCGTGAAATTTCGAAAAAATTCGAAGAAACTAAACGAGGAACAATCAATGAGTTAATTGAATTTTCAAAAAGCAAAACTTTAAAAGGCGAGATTGTTCTCATCGTAAATAATTCTATTTAA
- a CDS encoding thymidine kinase has translation MFLENTINHSKQSGWMEVICGSMFSGKTEELIRRLRRAEMAGQNVEIFKPKLDIRYSEEDVVSHNQNKIRSTAVENPNEILLLASNCDVVAIDEAQFFDESIVDVANQLANSGIRVVIAGLDMDFLGRPFGPMPNLMATAEYVTKVHAICRRTGNLANYSMRTSQGKDLVELGETESYDAVSRRVFVDEVLNKKEL, from the coding sequence ATGTTTTTAGAAAATACAATTAATCATTCCAAACAAAGCGGTTGGATGGAAGTTATTTGTGGCTCAATGTTTTCCGGAAAAACAGAAGAGCTTATCAGAAGGCTCAGAAGAGCAGAAATGGCGGGACAGAATGTAGAGATTTTTAAGCCTAAACTGGATATTCGATATTCGGAGGAGGATGTGGTGTCTCATAATCAAAATAAGATCCGAAGTACGGCAGTAGAAAATCCGAATGAAATTCTTTTGCTGGCTTCCAACTGTGATGTGGTTGCGATAGATGAAGCTCAGTTTTTCGATGAAAGTATTGTGGATGTGGCCAATCAATTAGCCAATAGCGGAATTCGTGTGGTAATCGCCGGACTGGATATGGACTTTTTAGGAAGGCCTTTCGGACCGATGCCCAATCTGATGGCCACTGCTGAGTATGTAACGAAAGTACACGCCATCTGCAGAAGAACCGGAAATCTGGCTAATTATTCAATGAGAACCTCCCAAGGAAAGGATCTTGTAGAACTCGGAGAAACAGAATCTTACGATGCGGTGAGCCGAAGGGTTTTTGTTGATGAAGTTTTGAATAAAAAAGAACTTTAG
- a CDS encoding WG repeat-containing protein: MKKLIFVLVSSVCLGQTDQYKQILLSKKLGKEVRSYSKGYGLILDPEADKTNIVDSLGVITFDSPEKNEISHLFRNRFILKIKDGERKDQVALIDGKGKELIPLDNQKLDVSWSINERIIAAKEGKEGVFDYNGKQVIPYSEKVKFAGQNRFFVKNEDGWYIYNADGEKVSDKKFEKNLYFYKNRVYISTGPKQGEIVDNNGIVLNTITHNEVDNIGSYPFLITKNKSKKYGIIDAEENPVTEDIYDEIFLGTRYIYLIKKDKVSIFSKEAKQLFPTEFSYVKSLFNTMFTTQKTLKSPSVAVINIQGEILIPKEYDSIEGVKVSGENFVYLTKGSEQRFLDKDLKDVLEPGYQIERILPNTLILKKAGILYRFSVKEKQYEELKNIISLKENGVFYYTETVYPAIVAQNNEGLFGILDENGKEIVPFTYDDIFTFISENEIVVKKGDKFGVTNYENEPLKEVIYDTYSVDKQGIKLTAGQTSEYLFFTDLVGEKVPQ, encoded by the coding sequence TTGAAAAAGTTAATTTTCGTATTGGTTTCGTCGGTTTGTTTAGGACAGACGGATCAATACAAACAAATTCTGCTGTCTAAAAAACTGGGTAAGGAAGTACGTTCTTATTCTAAAGGTTATGGGCTTATTCTTGATCCTGAAGCAGATAAAACAAACATTGTAGACTCCCTGGGAGTGATTACTTTTGATTCGCCTGAAAAAAATGAAATTTCACATTTATTCAGAAATAGATTTATTTTAAAAATAAAAGACGGAGAAAGAAAGGATCAAGTGGCACTGATTGATGGAAAAGGAAAAGAATTAATTCCTTTAGATAATCAAAAACTTGATGTTTCATGGAGTATTAACGAAAGAATTATTGCGGCCAAGGAAGGTAAGGAGGGGGTATTTGATTACAATGGCAAACAGGTTATTCCTTATTCTGAAAAGGTGAAATTTGCCGGACAAAACCGCTTTTTTGTTAAAAATGAAGACGGGTGGTATATTTACAATGCCGATGGAGAGAAGGTTTCGGATAAAAAATTTGAAAAAAATCTCTATTTCTATAAAAACAGAGTATACATTAGTACCGGCCCGAAACAGGGAGAAATTGTAGATAATAATGGTATAGTTTTAAACACTATCACTCATAATGAAGTAGATAATATAGGCTCGTATCCTTTTCTGATTACGAAGAACAAGAGTAAAAAATACGGAATTATTGATGCCGAAGAAAATCCGGTGACCGAAGATATTTATGATGAAATTTTTCTGGGTACAAGGTATATTTATCTTATAAAAAAAGATAAAGTAAGTATATTTTCCAAAGAAGCAAAACAGCTTTTTCCAACAGAATTCAGTTACGTAAAGTCTTTGTTTAATACTATGTTTACGACACAAAAGACCTTAAAAAGTCCGTCTGTTGCTGTTATAAATATTCAGGGAGAGATTCTGATTCCTAAAGAATATGACAGTATTGAGGGGGTAAAGGTTTCGGGCGAAAATTTTGTGTATTTAACGAAAGGAAGTGAGCAGAGATTTCTGGATAAAGACCTGAAGGATGTTCTGGAGCCTGGCTATCAGATTGAGAGAATTTTACCGAATACCCTTATTTTGAAAAAAGCTGGTATTTTGTATAGATTTTCTGTAAAGGAAAAACAGTATGAAGAGCTGAAAAATATTATCTCATTAAAGGAAAACGGAGTATTTTATTATACGGAAACAGTTTATCCTGCCATTGTGGCTCAAAATAACGAAGGTCTTTTCGGAATTCTTGACGAAAATGGTAAGGAAATTGTTCCCTTTACTTACGATGATATTTTCACTTTTATCTCTGAAAATGAAATTGTTGTAAAAAAAGGAGATAAGTTTGGAGTTACCAATTATGAAAATGAACCTTTGAAAGAGGTGATTTACGATACCTATTCTGTCGATAAACAGGGGATAAAACTTACAGCAGGACAAACGTCGGAATATCTGTTCTTTACCGATCTTGTAGGCGAAAAAGTTCCTCAATAA
- the fabG gene encoding 3-oxoacyl-[acyl-carrier-protein] reductase has protein sequence MKLLEGKVALITGATRGIGKGIAEIFAQQGAKVAFTYAGSVDKAKELEAALSSVTQIKGYQSDASDFDAAQKLVDDVMAEFGKIDILVNNAGITKDNLLLRMSKDDWDTIIKVNLDSVFNLTKAVIKPMMKAKSGSIINMSSVVGLKGNAGQANYAATKAGVLGFTKSVALELGSRNIRCNAIAPGFIETEMTAALDEKTVQYWRDGIPMKRGGTPEDIANACVFFASDMSAYITGQTLNVDGGMLMP, from the coding sequence ATGAAACTATTAGAAGGAAAAGTAGCGCTAATTACGGGAGCTACAAGAGGAATCGGAAAAGGAATCGCTGAAATTTTTGCTCAGCAGGGAGCAAAAGTGGCGTTTACTTACGCAGGTTCTGTAGACAAAGCGAAAGAATTAGAAGCGGCTTTAAGTTCTGTAACTCAAATTAAAGGTTATCAGTCGGATGCATCGGACTTTGATGCGGCTCAAAAATTAGTGGATGATGTCATGGCTGAGTTCGGTAAAATTGATATTTTAGTGAACAATGCAGGAATTACAAAGGATAATCTGCTGTTGAGAATGTCTAAGGATGACTGGGATACAATTATTAAAGTGAATCTGGATTCTGTATTCAACCTTACAAAGGCCGTTATTAAGCCAATGATGAAGGCTAAATCCGGATCTATTATCAATATGAGCTCTGTTGTGGGATTAAAAGGAAATGCAGGACAGGCCAACTATGCAGCAACAAAAGCAGGAGTACTAGGATTTACTAAATCTGTGGCATTAGAATTAGGGTCAAGAAATATCCGTTGCAATGCAATTGCTCCTGGGTTCATTGAAACTGAAATGACCGCTGCTCTGGACGAGAAAACGGTGCAGTACTGGAGAGACGGAATTCCGATGAAAAGAGGAGGAACTCCTGAAGATATTGCTAATGCATGTGTATTCTTTGCCAGTGATATGTCTGCCTATATAACCGGTCAGACATTAAATGTGGACGGAGGAATGCTGATGCCTTAA